One Archangium violaceum genomic window, TCAGCAAGCAGGAGCAGCCGAGTGCGGTGTATTACTTCGCCAAGACGCAGACGGTGCTTGAGGAATTCTCGGTGCCGGGCGGCGCGTACCGCCGCTTCCGCGTGCAGGAAAAGCTGAGGACGCTGAAGCTCCCCTTGGACCTCGGCACGCTCCACCCGAGCTGGGCGGGTCGCACCGCGCTCCCGTTCACCCTCACCCCGAGCCAGTCGTGTACGCTGAATACCAAGCCCGAGATGCTCCTCGTGGCCCGGCAGGCCGACATGAAGGACCGCGCGATCGCGGGCAACACGCTGGTCGCGCTGTGCCAGTTCTCGTTCAACCTCCGCAACGACATCGGCGACGCCTACGTCGAGCAGCTCCAGGAGGACGCCGCCGCGGGCAATCTACTCAACGCGCCGTTGCCGCTCACCGTCATCGTGTCGGGCACCCTCCGGTGGTCCGACCTGCACGCTGAGATCGAGAGAGGCGCGCAGGAGCTCGCTGAGAATCCGATGTCGCGGGATGACGCGCTCGTGCTCATCGGCTGGGCGCTGAGCCGTACGCCCAGCGGTGCGGCTAGCTACCTGCAACTGTCGGAGACCGCGAGGGACCAGTTCGTTGAGACCGCGTTGGCGAAGCTGTTCTCGAAGCCGACCTTCGACACGTATGTGCTGGCCGAGGTGGCGCAGGACGGTGAGTTCCCCGGCTGGATCGTCACGCGCACCATCGAGCTCTAAAGCCTCTGCCGGGGAGACCCCATGAAAGACAACCGTATGAACAAGCGGACGGGAGCGCCTGCAGCCCACCGGTTCGGCCCCGGCCGGGGTCGCAGACGATGGATCGCGGGAGGGCTCCTGGTGGGCGTCGCGGTGCTCCTCTACGGGGCGACGCGATGGCGTCGAGCCCCGGACGTCGAGAGCACGCCGTCGTCGCCGCAGGCCATCCTCGAGGCGGCGGCTGAGAATCGCTTCGCGTCCGTCACCCCGCGCATCCCGAGCCGCGACGGGAAGATGCGCCCCGTCACGGACGAGAGGCAGGTAAAGGCGCTGAAGGTGATGCACCTCAAGGAGGTGCTGGCCAAGGAGGAGCTTGCGCAAGACCCGGAGTTCGAGCTCCGTGCCGAGGAGCGCCTGCGCGAGCAGCGCCCCGCGGCCGTGAAGATCGAGTGGCAGACGCCAGCCGGAAACGAGTGGATCGAGACCATCGTCGCGGATACGGTCGGCTGCGGCCTTGCCGATCTCACGGAGCCCAAGAGCTTCACGCTCGAGCAGTTCCAGAAGCTGTCATGTTTGTACTACGAGAACGAGGAACTCTGGAAGGGCGTCGCCACCTCGGTGACGGTCTCGCAGACGCCAATCGAGGAGTACAGACCCGAGTGGGAGCAGCTCAAGAGCGAGCAGATGCGAAACATGGCAGCCATCTCGTTCATCGAGCGTAGTCAACGGCAGCGGAAGGCACAGGAGTGTGGACATGAAGCGCTTTCCCGCGATGTGGCTGATCTTCGTTGTTGTCTGCGCATGTACCGATCCAGGACCGACCCCCATCGATGCAGGGCCGACCCCCACAGAGTGCGGCCCGGACGAGCTCCCACCTGTCGAAGCGAGCAGCGCGTTGTGTGAGGGGACGACCGTCGTGCTCCCGGCGCTGGCGCAGTGCACGCCGGCCTCCACGCGCGTCGTGGACGTCGTGGTCGCGAACGCGGCCTTCTTCTCGACGCTGACGGCGGAGGCCGCCACTCGCCTGTACAGTGACTGCATCCAGGCGCAGAGCAAGCCTTGACGTGATGGTCAGCGCGCCCGAGCACTGCGGGCGCGGTGTCCTTCTCGGGGCACGAGGGCTACTGCGCCCACCAGCGCATCCGCTCGCTCCTTCAGGTCGCCCGAAACTGCGAAACTCGAACTGAGCCGGTGTGCTTGATCAGCTTCCTACCCCCGTCAACTCGGAGCTCTTCTGCCAGAGCGTCTCCGCGGCCTCGTCGTTCTGCGCGGCCCTGGATTCCTTCGCCACCTTGCTCTTGATGAAGTACCTGCCGTTGATGCCCTCCACCTCGGGCGAGGAGGCCAGGTACACGGAGGTGCGGGCGCCGCCCTCGGCCGACAGCATGAAGGGCGCGGCCAGCTTCACCAGGTGCTTGAGGATGCCTTCGGAGTTGAGGCCGAAGCCGGAGCGTACGACGCCCGGGTGCAGGCTGTTGGTGGTCACCTTCGTGCCCTCCAGCCGCCGCTTCAGACCCCGCGTGAAGAGGATGTTGGCGAGCTTCGAATTGCCGTAGACCCGCGTGCCGCTGTAGCCGCCACGCTCGGCCTGCAGGTCCTCGAGGAAGTCGAGCGAGCCCATGCGGTGGGCCTCGGAGGAGACGTTCACCACGCGGGCGGCGCCGCTGGACTGGAGCAGGCCCAGGAGCAGGTTCGTCAGTAGGAAGTGCGCGAGGTGGTTGGTGGCGAAGGTGGCCTCGAAGCCATCCGCCGTCACCTTGCGGCGGTCGATGATGAGGCCCGCGTTGTTGAGCAGTACGTCCAGGCGCGAGTACTTGCGCTGGAATTCCTCCGCGAGCTTGCGCACGGAGTCCAGCGAGGTGAGATCCGCGAGCATCAGGTCCAGCTTCGCGTCGGGGACGGTGCGGCGCACCTCCGCGAGCGCGGCCTCGCCGCGGCCCTTGTCACGTCCGGATAGCACCACCGTGGCTCCCTGGCTCGCGAGCGCTCGAGCCGACTCCAGCCCGATGCCCGAGGTCGCTCCGGTGATGAGACAGACCTTCCCTTGCATGTTTCCCGGCGTCATCCGATGTGGCCCTCCAGAAAGGAGGGCCCTCTATAATCCGCCGGGTGGCCCGCGCGCATGCTGGCGAGCGGGCCGTGAAGCGGGTCAGGCGGTGGGGGAGGGGCGATCCTCGCGGATGATGGGGGGCGCGACCTCCTCGCGTCCGGTGGCGGCCGAGCCGTACAGGTGGCTCTCCAGGAACCACAGGTCCTGCTCCACCTCGGCGAGGATCCGGGTGAGGAGATCCGAGGTGACCGGGTCGTCCACCTCGTCGCAGCGAGTGATGCCCGCGCGGATGCCGGAGGCGTAGGTGGAGACGCGGTCCACGAGCGCACGGACGTGGTCGTCGCCGTTCACCGCGTTCAGGTCGTACTCCTCGATCTCGCTGTTCTTGGCGGCCAGGCGGATGGTGCCCTCGGCGTAGCCGCCCAGGTTGCCGGCGCGCTCGGCGAAGTCATCGGCGTGCTT contains:
- a CDS encoding SDR family oxidoreductase: MTPGNMQGKVCLITGATSGIGLESARALASQGATVVLSGRDKGRGEAALAEVRRTVPDAKLDLMLADLTSLDSVRKLAEEFQRKYSRLDVLLNNAGLIIDRRKVTADGFEATFATNHLAHFLLTNLLLGLLQSSGAARVVNVSSEAHRMGSLDFLEDLQAERGGYSGTRVYGNSKLANILFTRGLKRRLEGTKVTTNSLHPGVVRSGFGLNSEGILKHLVKLAAPFMLSAEGGARTSVYLASSPEVEGINGRYFIKSKVAKESRAAQNDEAAETLWQKSSELTGVGS
- the dps gene encoding DNA starvation/stationary phase protection protein Dps, which produces MTTKFPSHINLPREIREELVELLNTCLATAIDLHWQVKQAHWNIRGRDFISRHELFDDIADHVRKHADDFAERAGNLGGYAEGTIRLAAKNSEIEEYDLNAVNGDDHVRALVDRVSTYASGIRAGITRCDEVDDPVTSDLLTRILAEVEQDLWFLESHLYGSAATGREEVAPPIIREDRPSPTA